A genomic stretch from Mycobacterium cookii includes:
- a CDS encoding FAD-binding oxidoreductase, which produces MPADALAALIAELPEGMVVTDPAVTEGYRQDRAFDPSAGKPAAVVRPRRTEEVQTVLRWATANHVPVVTRGMGTGLSGGATAVDGGIVLSTEKMRDIAVDPVTRTAVCQPGLLNAEVKKTVAEYGLWYPPDPSSWEICSIGGNIATNAGGLCCVKYGVTTDYVLGVQVVLADGTAVRLGGPRLKDVAGLSLTKLFVGSEGALGVITEVTLRLVPPQQPLATVVAYFASVEAAAQAVLGVTSRLRPAMLEFMDSATINAVEDKLRMGLDRSAAAMLVAASDERGQAGSEDAELMAATFTEYGATEVFSTGDPDESEAFIAARRFAIPAVEEKGPLLLEDVGVPVPALADLVSGIARIAAQHDLMIAVIAHAGDGNTHPLIVHDPNDAAELERANLAYGEIMNLAMELGGTITGEHGVGRLKRPWLPGYLGPDAMALNQRIKDALDPLGILNPGAGV; this is translated from the coding sequence ATGCCCGCTGATGCGCTGGCCGCACTGATCGCCGAGCTGCCCGAGGGGATGGTCGTCACCGACCCCGCGGTCACCGAGGGTTACCGGCAGGACCGCGCCTTCGATCCGTCGGCCGGAAAGCCGGCGGCCGTGGTGCGTCCGCGGCGGACCGAAGAGGTTCAGACCGTCTTGCGGTGGGCGACCGCCAACCACGTTCCGGTGGTGACGCGCGGGATGGGCACCGGCCTGTCCGGCGGCGCCACCGCGGTCGACGGCGGCATCGTGTTGTCGACGGAGAAGATGCGCGACATCGCGGTGGACCCCGTGACCCGCACCGCGGTCTGTCAGCCCGGGCTGCTCAATGCCGAGGTCAAGAAGACGGTGGCCGAGTACGGGCTGTGGTACCCGCCCGACCCGTCGTCGTGGGAGATCTGCAGCATCGGCGGCAACATCGCGACCAACGCGGGCGGTCTGTGCTGCGTGAAATACGGCGTCACCACCGACTACGTGCTCGGGGTTCAGGTGGTGCTGGCCGACGGCACCGCGGTCCGGCTGGGTGGGCCACGACTCAAGGACGTCGCGGGTCTGAGCCTGACCAAATTGTTCGTCGGCAGCGAAGGCGCACTGGGCGTGATCACCGAGGTGACACTGCGATTGGTGCCGCCGCAGCAGCCGCTGGCCACGGTGGTCGCCTACTTCGCGTCGGTGGAGGCTGCCGCTCAAGCCGTGCTCGGGGTCACGTCACGGCTGCGCCCGGCGATGCTGGAGTTCATGGACTCGGCCACCATCAACGCCGTCGAGGACAAACTGCGGATGGGTCTGGACCGCAGCGCTGCCGCAATGCTGGTCGCCGCATCCGACGAACGCGGACAAGCCGGGAGCGAGGACGCCGAGCTGATGGCGGCGACATTCACCGAATACGGTGCGACGGAAGTGTTTTCGACTGGCGACCCGGACGAGAGCGAGGCGTTCATCGCCGCGCGCAGGTTCGCCATCCCGGCCGTCGAGGAGAAGGGGCCGTTGCTGCTCGAAGACGTCGGCGTGCCGGTGCCGGCGTTGGCCGATCTGGTCAGCGGGATCGCGCGCATCGCCGCGCAGCACGATCTGATGATCGCGGTGATCGCGCACGCCGGCGACGGCAACACCCACCCTCTGATCGTCCACGACCCCAACGATGCCGCGGAGCTCGAACGGGCCAACCTAGCCTACGGCGAGATCATGAACCTCGCCATGGAATTGGGTGGCACGATCACCGGCGAGCACGGCGTCGGACGATTGAAGCGACCCTGGCTGCCCGGCTATCTGGGGCCCGACGCCATGGCGCTGAACCAGCGCATCAAAGACGCACTCGACCCGCTGGGCATTCTGAACCCCGGCGCGGGCGTCTGA
- a CDS encoding nitroreductase family deazaflavin-dependent oxidoreductase: MDISLWIEKQIGHRLLGLHDEIYKRTDGRIGHKIPFGPVNLILHTVGAKTGKVRDNTLTYARDGDAYLVVASKGGDPKAPGWYHNLKANPNVEINVGPKRFGVTAKPVLPDDPDYQRLWQIVNKNNANRYEGYQKRTSRPIPVVRLEAV; this comes from the coding sequence ATGGACATATCTCTGTGGATCGAGAAGCAGATCGGTCACCGGCTACTGGGCTTGCACGACGAGATCTACAAACGCACCGACGGTCGAATCGGGCACAAGATACCCTTCGGCCCGGTCAACCTGATCCTGCACACGGTCGGCGCCAAGACCGGCAAGGTTCGGGACAACACACTCACCTATGCGCGCGACGGCGACGCGTACCTCGTCGTCGCATCGAAAGGTGGCGACCCGAAAGCGCCCGGCTGGTATCACAATCTGAAAGCCAATCCGAACGTCGAAATCAACGTCGGGCCAAAGCGTTTCGGTGTCACGGCCAAACCCGTGCTGCCCGATGACCCCGACTATCAACGGCTGTGGCAGATCGTCAACAAGAACAACGCGAACCGCTACGAGGGGTACCAGAAGCGGACGTCGCGGCCGATCCCGGTGGTGCGACTCGAGGCGGTTTAG
- a CDS encoding amidase encodes MDLGELAFAGAAEQARLLAAGTVTAPALLDLYLDRIARLDPQLRSYRTVLTQTARQEAAAAQHRIDTGERLPLLGVPVAIKDDVDVDGEVTACGSGAVSTAAVRDAEVVSRLRAAGAVIIGKTNVPELMIFPFTESLTFGATRNPWNTALTPGGSSGGSGAAVAAGLAPLALGSDGGGSIRIPSGWCGLFGLKPQRGRVPLAPHDDAWCGLSVNGPIARSVEDAALFLDVTTSTPGPAGGFVDAARKDPGRLRIALSTKVPPPLIAKVGAEQRAAVDAAGALLRDLGHDVVVRDPDYPPAAVYGNFLPRFFRGIYDDVRRLPHQDRLEKRTRNMARIGSLLSDRRMATIRAAESALAGRIQSIFDDVDVVITPGNATGPSRVGAYQRRGGISSLLLVSQRVPFFEMWNLTGQPAAAVPWALDRHGVPLSIQLVGRPHDEATLLALSAQIEEARPWAQRRPPVS; translated from the coding sequence ATGGACCTCGGAGAACTGGCCTTCGCTGGAGCAGCAGAACAGGCGCGGCTGCTGGCCGCGGGTACCGTCACCGCGCCGGCGCTGCTCGATCTCTACCTCGACCGCATCGCCCGTCTGGATCCTCAGTTGCGCAGCTACCGCACCGTGCTGACGCAGACCGCGCGCCAAGAGGCTGCGGCCGCGCAACACCGCATCGACACCGGCGAGCGGCTGCCGCTGCTCGGCGTCCCCGTCGCGATCAAAGACGACGTCGATGTCGACGGGGAAGTGACAGCCTGCGGCAGCGGTGCGGTGTCGACCGCCGCGGTCCGCGACGCCGAAGTGGTCAGCCGGTTGCGCGCCGCCGGCGCAGTCATCATCGGCAAAACCAATGTGCCCGAACTGATGATCTTCCCGTTCACCGAATCGCTGACGTTCGGCGCGACCCGCAACCCGTGGAACACCGCGCTCACCCCGGGCGGCAGCAGCGGGGGCAGCGGTGCGGCGGTTGCTGCCGGCCTGGCGCCGTTGGCGCTGGGCTCCGACGGCGGTGGCTCGATCCGCATCCCGTCAGGCTGGTGCGGTCTGTTCGGTTTGAAACCGCAACGCGGTCGGGTGCCGCTGGCGCCCCACGACGACGCGTGGTGCGGGTTGTCGGTCAACGGCCCGATCGCACGCTCGGTCGAGGACGCGGCCTTGTTCCTGGACGTCACGACCTCGACGCCCGGTCCCGCCGGCGGATTCGTCGACGCTGCGCGCAAGGATCCTGGCCGACTGCGAATTGCCTTGAGCACCAAGGTCCCACCGCCGCTGATCGCCAAGGTCGGCGCGGAGCAGCGCGCGGCTGTCGACGCGGCAGGCGCACTGCTGCGCGACCTCGGCCACGACGTCGTCGTGCGCGATCCGGACTATCCACCGGCGGCCGTCTACGGCAACTTCCTGCCGCGGTTTTTCCGGGGGATTTACGACGATGTGCGCAGGCTGCCGCACCAGGACCGGCTGGAGAAGCGGACCCGGAACATGGCGCGCATCGGATCGCTGCTCTCCGATCGGCGGATGGCGACCATCCGGGCAGCGGAGTCGGCGCTCGCCGGGCGGATTCAGTCGATCTTCGACGACGTCGACGTCGTCATCACTCCCGGCAACGCGACCGGACCGTCGCGGGTCGGGGCTTATCAACGCCGCGGCGGCATTTCGAGTCTGCTGCTGGTGTCGCAGCGGGTGCCGTTCTTCGAGATGTGGAATCTCACCGGTCAGCCCGCGGCCGCGGTGCCGTGGGCGCTCGATCGCCACGGCGTTCCGCTGTCGATTCAGCTGGTCGGCCGCCCGCACGACGAGGCGACCCTGCTCGCGCTCAGCGCGCAGATCGAGGAGGCTCGCCCCTGGGCGCAGCGGCGTCCGCCGGTGTCATGA
- a CDS encoding ABC transporter ATP-binding protein, which yields MGDVRRAAAPPATRPRNFRASTVRLVKLLAPQRRTAIAVIALSLLGTVIGVVVPRILGHATDLLFNGVIGRQLPAGITKDQAVAAARARGNNAFADLLSGMHVVPGRGVDFDAVARTLALGLIMYLVAALMIWVQARLLNVTVRRTLQGLRSQVEDKMHRLPLAYFDNRQRGEVLSRVTNDIDNLQTSLSMTIAQLFSAVLTVVTVLVMMVTISPVLTGITLVTVPVSVLATRAIARRSQRMFFAQWRNTGRLNAHIEESYSGFTLVRTFGQRDRIEDEFRRLNDEVYHASFGAQLLSGLVSPATTFISNLSYVGVAVVGGVQVATGQITVGSIQAFIQYVRQFNGPVNQVASMYNTLQSGVASAERVFDLLDETEEAPDRELSLPSLNGEGPTGRVEFDQVSFGYHPGHPVLEDLSFTAQPGSTVAIVGPTGVGKTTLVNLLMRFYDVDSGRILVDGVDITTVNRHSLRSRIGMVLQDTWLFSGTIAQNIAYGRPDAGDDDIIDAAKAAYVDRFVHTLPNGYETRVADGGGNISAGERQLITIARAFLARPQLLILDEATSSVDTRTELLIAKATHELRRDRTSFIIAHRLSTIRDADVILVMEAGKIVEQGNHGELLARRGAYYRMTQA from the coding sequence TCCCCCGGCCACCCGGCCGCGGAACTTCAGAGCGTCGACCGTTCGTCTGGTGAAACTGCTCGCACCGCAACGCCGTACGGCCATTGCGGTGATCGCCCTGAGCCTGTTGGGCACGGTGATCGGCGTCGTGGTTCCACGGATCCTCGGCCACGCCACCGATCTGCTGTTCAACGGGGTGATCGGTCGGCAGTTGCCCGCGGGCATCACCAAGGATCAGGCTGTCGCGGCTGCGCGGGCGCGCGGCAACAACGCCTTCGCCGACCTGCTCTCCGGGATGCACGTGGTCCCCGGACGCGGTGTCGACTTCGATGCGGTCGCCCGCACGTTGGCGCTGGGTCTGATCATGTATCTGGTTGCCGCGCTGATGATTTGGGTTCAGGCTCGGCTGCTCAACGTGACGGTGCGGCGGACGCTGCAGGGGCTGCGGTCGCAAGTCGAGGACAAGATGCACCGGCTGCCGCTGGCCTACTTCGACAACCGGCAGCGCGGCGAAGTGCTCAGCCGGGTCACCAACGACATCGACAACCTGCAGACGTCGTTGTCGATGACGATCGCTCAGCTGTTCAGCGCGGTGCTGACCGTGGTGACAGTGCTGGTGATGATGGTGACGATCTCGCCGGTGCTGACCGGGATCACGTTGGTGACGGTCCCGGTGTCGGTGCTGGCGACCCGGGCGATCGCGCGACGCTCGCAGCGAATGTTCTTCGCGCAGTGGAGGAATACCGGCCGGCTCAACGCTCACATCGAGGAGAGCTACAGCGGTTTCACCTTGGTCAGGACATTCGGCCAGCGCGACCGGATCGAAGACGAGTTCCGCCGGCTCAACGACGAGGTCTACCACGCGAGTTTCGGCGCTCAGCTGCTCTCCGGGCTGGTGTCACCGGCGACCACGTTCATCAGCAACCTCAGCTACGTCGGGGTGGCGGTGGTCGGCGGCGTGCAGGTGGCGACCGGGCAGATCACGGTCGGCAGCATCCAGGCGTTCATCCAATACGTGCGGCAGTTCAACGGGCCGGTCAATCAGGTGGCCTCTATGTACAACACGCTGCAGTCCGGTGTGGCCAGCGCCGAGCGGGTCTTCGACCTGCTCGACGAGACCGAGGAAGCACCCGACCGCGAGCTGTCCCTGCCGTCGCTCAACGGCGAAGGCCCGACGGGGCGAGTGGAATTCGACCAGGTGAGCTTCGGCTACCACCCCGGCCATCCGGTGCTCGAGGATCTCTCGTTCACCGCCCAACCGGGCAGCACCGTGGCCATCGTGGGCCCCACCGGGGTGGGCAAGACCACGCTGGTGAACTTGTTGATGCGCTTCTACGACGTCGATTCCGGCCGCATCCTTGTCGACGGCGTCGACATCACTACCGTCAACCGGCATTCGCTGCGCTCGCGGATCGGGATGGTGCTGCAGGACACCTGGCTGTTCAGTGGGACGATCGCGCAGAACATCGCCTACGGCCGACCGGACGCCGGCGACGACGACATCATCGATGCGGCCAAGGCCGCCTACGTGGATCGGTTCGTGCACACGCTGCCGAACGGTTACGAGACCCGGGTGGCCGACGGCGGCGGCAACATCAGCGCCGGCGAGCGTCAGCTGATCACCATCGCGCGGGCGTTTCTGGCTCGCCCGCAGCTGCTGATCCTGGACGAGGCGACCAGCTCGGTGGACACCCGCACCGAGCTGCTGATCGCCAAGGCCACCCACGAGTTGCGTCGCGACCGAACGAGTTTCATTATCGCCCATCGCCTTTCGACGATCCGCGATGCAGACGTCATCCTGGTGATGGAGGCCGGCAAGATCGTGGAGCAGGGCAACCACGGCGAACTGCTGGCCCGCCGTGGCGCCTACTACCGGATGACCCAGGCCTAG
- a CDS encoding uracil-DNA glycosylase: protein MAFVHSGAVTLAHPRTGAPFKSPVPPGTGWPGDPATARTAVASEPAQVTVMADAARSLAQLDAEVSVCRACPRLVEWREDVAVTKRRSFADQPYWGRPVPGWGAPQPRIVVVGLAPAANGANRTGRVFTGDRSGDFLYAALHRAGLANSPIAVDAADGLALIGTRVVAAVRCAPPANAPTPAERATCAPWLTAEWRLTGNEVRVIVALGAFGWRSALDMIRAGGGQVPRPQPKFGHGVTATVQAAHGDVVLLGCYHPSQQNTFTGKLTPTMLDDVFSRAREMAGMRERSADGRR, encoded by the coding sequence ATGGCGTTCGTGCACAGTGGAGCCGTGACGCTCGCTCACCCGCGCACCGGTGCGCCGTTCAAATCTCCAGTGCCGCCCGGTACCGGATGGCCAGGCGATCCTGCGACTGCCCGCACGGCTGTGGCGTCGGAGCCGGCCCAGGTGACCGTGATGGCCGACGCCGCGAGATCGCTCGCGCAACTCGACGCCGAGGTGTCGGTCTGCCGGGCCTGCCCGCGGCTGGTCGAGTGGCGCGAAGACGTGGCGGTCACCAAGCGGCGGTCATTCGCCGACCAGCCGTACTGGGGCAGGCCAGTCCCGGGTTGGGGTGCGCCGCAACCGCGGATCGTCGTCGTCGGTCTGGCGCCGGCGGCCAACGGTGCCAACCGGACCGGCCGGGTGTTCACCGGCGACCGCTCCGGCGACTTCTTATATGCGGCACTGCACCGCGCCGGGTTGGCGAACTCACCGATCGCCGTCGACGCCGCGGACGGCCTCGCGCTCATCGGAACCCGGGTGGTCGCCGCGGTGCGCTGTGCGCCACCGGCCAACGCGCCGACACCGGCCGAGCGCGCGACCTGCGCGCCGTGGCTGACCGCGGAGTGGCGGCTGACCGGCAACGAGGTGCGGGTGATCGTGGCGCTCGGCGCCTTCGGCTGGCGCTCGGCGCTGGACATGATCCGCGCTGGCGGCGGTCAGGTGCCTCGGCCGCAGCCCAAGTTCGGCCACGGCGTCACCGCGACGGTCCAGGCCGCCCACGGCGACGTGGTGCTTCTCGGTTGCTATCACCCCAGCCAGCAGAACACCTTCACCGGCAAACTCACGCCGACGATGCTCGACGACGTCTTCAGCCGGGCACGCGAGATGGCAGGTATGCGGGAACGTTCGGCCGACGGTAGGCGTTGA
- a CDS encoding LLM class flavin-dependent oxidoreductase, which translates to MRLSVLDLVPVRTDQTTSDALAATVRLAQTADHLGFTRYWVAEHHNMPSVGATSPPVLIAYLAAQTSQLRLGSGGVMLPNHAPLAVAEQFALLEAAAPGRIDLGIGRAPGSDQVTSFLLRGAAGRDDRDIDQFPEYLDHVRAMMSARGVSVQLRDGDYNLKATPAAASEPRLWLLGSSMYSARLAAAKGLPYVFAHHFSGNGTEEALALYRSEFVPSELTAEPVTFLTVNAAVADTRDEATALMLPNLHMMARLRTGQPLGPVELVEDARGAELTPQQQHIVDSGLARAVVGTPAEAAEQLTALAQRFDVDEVMVHPVASAHRGTDPRTAPARETTLELLAKELF; encoded by the coding sequence ATGCGGCTTTCCGTCCTCGACCTCGTCCCAGTCCGCACCGACCAGACCACCTCGGATGCGCTGGCGGCCACCGTGCGGTTGGCGCAGACCGCCGACCATCTGGGCTTCACCCGCTACTGGGTCGCCGAACACCACAACATGCCGTCGGTCGGCGCCACCAGCCCACCGGTGCTGATCGCCTACCTCGCGGCGCAGACCTCGCAGCTGCGGCTGGGCTCGGGCGGGGTGATGCTGCCCAACCACGCGCCGCTGGCGGTCGCCGAGCAGTTCGCGCTGCTGGAAGCGGCCGCGCCCGGCCGCATCGACCTCGGCATCGGCCGCGCGCCCGGCTCGGACCAGGTGACGTCGTTCCTGCTGCGCGGCGCTGCCGGACGCGACGACCGCGACATCGACCAGTTCCCCGAATACCTCGACCACGTGCGCGCGATGATGAGCGCACGGGGAGTATCCGTGCAGCTGCGCGACGGCGACTACAACCTCAAAGCCACTCCGGCCGCGGCCAGCGAGCCGCGGCTGTGGCTGCTCGGCTCGTCGATGTATTCGGCCCGGCTGGCGGCGGCCAAAGGCCTGCCCTATGTGTTCGCCCACCACTTCTCGGGCAACGGAACCGAGGAGGCGCTGGCGCTGTACCGCTCGGAGTTCGTGCCCAGCGAGCTGACCGCCGAACCGGTGACCTTCCTGACCGTCAACGCCGCGGTGGCTGACACCCGCGACGAGGCAACAGCATTGATGCTGCCCAACCTGCACATGATGGCCCGGCTGCGAACCGGGCAGCCGCTGGGGCCGGTAGAGCTCGTCGAAGATGCGCGCGGCGCCGAGTTGACACCGCAGCAGCAGCACATCGTCGACAGCGGGCTCGCCCGGGCGGTCGTCGGCACGCCTGCAGAGGCCGCCGAACAGCTGACCGCGCTGGCGCAGCGCTTCGACGTCGACGAGGTGATGGTGCATCCGGTCGCATCGGCGCACCGCGGCACCGACCCGAGAACCGCGCCGGCGCGCGAGACGACGCTGGAGCTGCTGGCCAAAGAGCTGTTCTAA
- a CDS encoding oxidoreductase, producing the protein MASKPLRVTVIRLRHRPRREGGKPEPVDEGGEPRPVRLAAEVCGDVAAAVGADMAVGIRISQGKVSDNYHRWAGREDDAAAIFTALSGTGIDYIHTTEYHALAPAFDEVGPTLAQLAKQYSGLSVIANSHLDDPRDAAAIIDSGTADVVALAKPALANRDWPRRVRTGQPLSPDLPADLLGPVATVKDWETFAGDSARSDPRKFSGSTIDE; encoded by the coding sequence ATGGCCTCGAAACCGCTGCGCGTCACGGTGATTCGGTTGCGCCACCGACCTCGCCGGGAGGGCGGCAAACCCGAGCCGGTCGATGAAGGTGGTGAGCCCCGGCCTGTCCGGTTGGCCGCCGAGGTCTGCGGTGACGTCGCAGCTGCTGTCGGTGCGGACATGGCCGTCGGTATCCGCATCTCCCAAGGAAAGGTTTCAGACAACTATCATCGGTGGGCCGGCCGAGAGGACGACGCAGCCGCCATCTTCACCGCACTGTCGGGCACCGGCATCGACTACATCCACACCACCGAATACCATGCTCTGGCACCGGCTTTCGACGAGGTCGGCCCAACGCTGGCGCAGCTTGCCAAGCAATACAGCGGGCTGTCTGTCATCGCCAACAGCCACCTCGACGACCCCCGCGATGCCGCCGCGATCATCGACTCCGGCACCGCTGATGTCGTCGCACTGGCCAAACCCGCGCTCGCCAACCGGGACTGGCCACGCCGCGTGCGAACCGGCCAACCGCTCTCGCCTGACCTGCCCGCCGATCTCTTGGGGCCCGTCGCGACCGTCAAAGACTGGGAAACGTTCGCAGGCGACTCCGCCCGCAGCGATCCCCGGAAGTTTTCCGGATCGACCATCGACGAATGA
- a CDS encoding adenylate/guanylate cyclase domain-containing protein, with protein sequence MDEPRDPEVEKLLDGLEGSARAERAELIEWLFEQGITADEIRTAPVPMLVASRRLMGDDGDYVSTREISESAGIDLELLQRVQRAIGLVRVDDPDAAVHLRADGAAAAHAKDFLALGIHPDQVVQVVRVLAEGLSHAAEVMRYTALSAILQPGASELETAKASQALVSRITPLLGPMIEDMLFMQLRHMMETEAVNASERAVGAPLPGARHIVVAFADLVGFTRLGEELPPEELGQLANRLADVARDVATPPVRFIKTIGDAVMFVCTEPAPLLDAALKLVDIADSDNDFPRLRAGIASGAAVSRAGDWFGSPVNIASRVTAASRPGAVLAAESVREELGDSAGFSWSFAGARHLKGIKGEVKLFRARRGEGEG encoded by the coding sequence GTGGATGAACCCCGAGATCCGGAAGTCGAGAAGCTGCTCGACGGTTTGGAAGGCAGCGCACGCGCAGAGCGCGCCGAGCTGATCGAGTGGCTTTTCGAGCAAGGGATCACCGCCGACGAGATCCGTACCGCGCCGGTTCCGATGCTGGTGGCGTCGCGCCGGCTGATGGGTGACGACGGCGATTACGTTTCGACGCGCGAGATCAGCGAGTCGGCCGGCATCGATCTGGAACTGCTGCAACGCGTGCAGCGCGCCATCGGGTTGGTCCGTGTCGACGACCCTGACGCAGCCGTCCATCTGCGCGCCGACGGGGCCGCTGCGGCGCACGCCAAGGACTTCCTCGCGCTCGGCATTCACCCCGATCAAGTTGTGCAGGTCGTTCGTGTTCTCGCCGAAGGACTTTCGCACGCCGCCGAGGTGATGCGATACACCGCGCTGTCGGCCATTCTGCAGCCCGGCGCCAGCGAGTTGGAGACGGCCAAGGCGTCCCAGGCGCTGGTGAGCCGTATTACGCCGCTGCTCGGGCCGATGATCGAAGACATGCTGTTCATGCAGCTGCGGCACATGATGGAGACCGAAGCGGTCAACGCCAGCGAGCGGGCGGTGGGCGCACCGCTGCCGGGGGCGCGGCACATCGTGGTGGCCTTCGCCGATCTGGTCGGCTTCACCCGGTTGGGCGAGGAGCTGCCGCCCGAAGAGCTCGGCCAGCTGGCCAACCGGCTCGCCGACGTCGCCCGCGACGTCGCCACTCCACCGGTGCGCTTCATCAAGACGATCGGCGACGCGGTGATGTTCGTCTGCACCGAACCGGCGCCACTGCTGGACGCCGCGCTCAAGCTCGTCGACATCGCCGACAGCGACAACGACTTTCCCCGGCTGCGGGCCGGCATCGCCTCGGGGGCTGCGGTGAGCCGGGCCGGCGACTGGTTCGGTAGCCCGGTCAACATCGCAAGCAGGGTGACGGCGGCGTCGCGGCCGGGCGCGGTGCTGGCCGCCGAGTCGGTGCGCGAAGAACTCGGCGATTCCGCTGGTTTCAGCTGGTCGTTTGCCGGTGCGCGACACCTCAAGGGGATCAAGGGCGAGGTGAAGTTGTTCCGCGCCCGCCGCGGCGAGGGCGAGGGTTGA
- a CDS encoding TetR/AcrR family transcriptional regulator: MAFVVSEIPDTEGAGGYHHGHLRDTLLRYGIELARSGGPEAVSIRAVQRLARVSNAAAYRHYADRYALLQAISDHASRCMADAMTDAIDAAGEGDTPADAARARFRASGAAYLNFALTEPGLFAIAFLTDLPSKDPANPRPGARNAAGLGPFQLLQRCVDELEATGALSTETKPFTDIAAWSAVHGLAVLINHGPLAQLPQAARHSAINRLLQIIEDGLETAARHGDSVAPPTSPGGRQTRAGR; the protein is encoded by the coding sequence ATGGCGTTCGTGGTCAGCGAGATTCCCGATACCGAGGGTGCCGGCGGATATCACCATGGACATCTGCGGGACACTTTGCTGCGGTACGGCATCGAGCTGGCCCGATCCGGCGGACCCGAGGCAGTCAGCATTCGGGCCGTGCAACGTCTCGCCAGGGTGAGCAACGCCGCGGCATACCGGCACTACGCCGACCGCTACGCCCTCCTGCAGGCCATCTCCGACCACGCTTCGCGATGCATGGCCGACGCGATGACCGATGCCATCGACGCCGCTGGCGAAGGCGATACCCCGGCAGATGCCGCGCGAGCACGGTTCCGGGCATCTGGGGCGGCCTACCTGAACTTCGCCCTCACCGAACCCGGCCTTTTCGCCATCGCCTTCCTCACCGACCTGCCCTCCAAAGACCCCGCGAACCCCCGACCCGGTGCCCGCAATGCCGCGGGGCTCGGCCCATTCCAACTGCTCCAACGCTGCGTGGACGAGCTCGAAGCCACCGGGGCGCTGAGCACCGAAACCAAACCGTTCACCGACATCGCCGCCTGGTCAGCCGTGCATGGTCTCGCCGTCCTCATCAACCACGGACCACTGGCGCAGCTACCCCAAGCAGCCCGTCACAGCGCCATCAATCGCCTGCTCCAAATCATCGAAGATGGCCTCGAAACCGCTGCGCGTCACGGTGATTCGGTTGCGCCACCGACCTCGCCGGGAGGGCGGCAAACCCGAGCCGGTCGATGA
- a CDS encoding DNA-deoxyinosine glycosylase, producing the protein MSTPLLQGFAPVADDDARLLILGSFPSVQSLAVRQYYGNPRNAFWPIAGELFGFDAAMPYENRLTALQSRGVALWDVLHKCRRAGSSDAEFDAHSLVVNDFRRFFASHRSIDRVCFNGRVAQRLFEKLVDIEAPVSYQLLPSSSPARAMPAGQKLAAWRRTVMTPADAAAPRGEPPRSAR; encoded by the coding sequence ATGTCCACACCGCTGCTGCAGGGTTTCGCCCCGGTCGCCGACGATGACGCACGGTTGTTGATCCTCGGATCGTTCCCGAGCGTCCAGTCGCTGGCGGTCAGGCAGTATTACGGCAACCCGCGAAATGCGTTCTGGCCGATCGCCGGTGAGCTTTTCGGATTCGACGCCGCGATGCCGTACGAAAACCGTTTGACCGCATTGCAATCCCGTGGCGTCGCGTTGTGGGATGTGCTGCACAAGTGTCGCCGTGCGGGCAGCTCAGACGCTGAATTCGACGCTCACAGCCTGGTGGTCAACGACTTTCGTCGATTCTTCGCATCACACCGGTCGATTGATCGGGTGTGCTTCAACGGACGTGTGGCGCAGCGATTGTTCGAAAAGCTGGTCGACATCGAGGCGCCGGTCAGCTATCAGCTGCTGCCGTCGAGCAGCCCGGCCCGCGCGATGCCCGCGGGTCAGAAGCTGGCCGCGTGGCGGCGCACCGTCATGACACCGGCGGACGCCGCTGCGCCCAGGGGCGAGCCTCCTCGATCTGCGCGCTGA
- a CDS encoding HIT family protein, with the protein MSCVFCAIVAGQAPAIRIYEDDGYLAFLDIRPFTRGHTLVVPKQHSVDLTDTPAETLAGMLTIGQRIAKAARATELADATNIGINDGRAAFQTVFHIHLHVLLRRNGDKLSVAKGLVLRRDPDREATGQILRDALAQLRASPQD; encoded by the coding sequence ATGTCCTGTGTGTTCTGCGCGATCGTCGCCGGCCAGGCTCCGGCGATCCGGATCTACGAGGACGACGGCTATCTGGCCTTCCTCGACATTCGCCCCTTCACCCGCGGTCACACCCTGGTGGTGCCCAAGCAACATTCGGTCGACCTCACCGACACGCCCGCCGAGACGCTGGCCGGCATGCTGACGATCGGACAGCGCATCGCCAAGGCCGCACGTGCCACCGAGTTGGCCGACGCCACCAACATCGGCATCAACGACGGCCGCGCGGCCTTTCAGACGGTCTTCCACATACATCTGCATGTGCTGCTCCGGCGCAACGGCGACAAGCTGTCGGTGGCCAAAGGCCTGGTGTTGCGCCGCGACCCCGACCGGGAGGCAACCGGCCAGATCCTGCGGGACGCACTGGCACAATTGCGGGCCAGTCCGCAAGACTGA